The DNA window CATATTTTCATCCTTCAGGTCTGTTGCAGACATGACCCGACGGGCTCAAGGGATGCGGCCCCTTCCATGGATCGGACCTGAGTTCCTGCAGTCATCTCGAGAAATACCTACTCAAGCACAGTCGCGCGACCTGTTTACTCAAATAAAGCGCTTTTGGTTCGGAGCAATTGATCGCTGGGCCATGGTGGATGACATGCTTGCTAAGAAGCGGGCACCTGTCAACGAGGAGCAGGTTGATTGGCTTCGCAACGCAGAGTACTTGCTTCCTTTTCTTGAAATGGATGCTTTTCCGACTGCCAGTGCCATCAGGAAATTTTGGAGTAGAGAAACAGGAAAAGCAGAGAAGACACTTTCGCGCCATGGGCTATCGACAGACACGATGTTTGCCACACTTTTTCCCACAGCCTTTGAGATCCGTATGGGTTTCCACTTAGCGCTAATTGGTGGCGGGTGGAACGTGCAAACGCTACTGGACTTACGTGTCAAAGCATCTGCTCCCACCTCCGAAAGTATGCCTTTTTTGCGAGATCACCCGCAGGATTCCAATCGCTACATCATGACTGGCTTTAAAGAGCGAGGCTCGTCGGACCACTTTTTGCACGGTGATTGGAAGGCAGATCGGTCCCCAGGGAAAATAGTTCGCACAATAGTTGAACGAACTTGGCCATTACGGCAGGAACTTGTTCGTCTCCTCCGTATTGCAAAAATAAAACTTAATCAGTTACTGGTGGCGAACGCCGATCTCGTATCGCTTACAGAAGCCCGGCTGACGGTCATGGAACTGCAGCGGAAATCTGAAAGCGTTTGGCTCTATCGCACCAGAAACGGTATTCACGCACTAGACGATAAAAACTACGATAAATATGAACGAAACACGCCAGTTCTGCGAATTGTCGTTACGAGCGTCAATGAGAACCGCGCTGCACGCGAGAACCTGATCCCAGCAGTAAACGCCAGCGACTTCAGAAGCATTTTTGCCGAATATGCGTATCGAATTTCGGGCGGATCAGTATTGGCCGTTCAGAAGGCGCTAGGACATCGCTCGCCCTCCATGACGGCGAAATACTTGGAAAGCAACATCATTAAAGAGCAACACGCACGCATCTTCGTCACGTATACAAACGAAATGTGGGCGATGGTTGTTTCTTCCGGACGGCTTGATCACACTGCTCTGCGGCAAGTTGTGGAAACCGGGGGTATTACCTCGGACCAAAAAATGAGACTGGCCGAGTACCGCAAGCTCAAGAAGAGCAGGCTGGGAATAGGTTGCAAAGATCCGCGCCAACCTCCGAGCCGGCTTGACCCTCAATTTGTCGTTAACGGGCAGTCACTTTGCACCGTACATCGCTGCACCCTATGCACTGAAAATGCAGTGATAGCGCCGGAGGCGTTAAGAGGGCTTGCAATGCGGCTCGCCGAATTGCAGCACCTTCAAAGCCGAATACCCGCAGAGCATTTCCATCGCGGTGGAGAAGTTTCTTTGCACACCGAACTTAGGAATACCGAGGCGGCGCTGTTCGGTTTTGAAGGTGATTTGGTTAAGGCGACGTTCGACGCTTGGACACTCAGCATTGAAAAGGGCCTGCACCGGGTGCCTGAATTCAATGGCGTGGGTTCTACAACAAAGCCTGAAAATGGCTAGGGGACACGTCATTCAACGGGAGGTCAGAGCCGCGTTTGAAGCCTCACCGGACGTGGTTCTGGCCAAATATGCCGCCGAGGATGTACAACGGATGGGGCAGTTGGAGCTTCAGCACGTGAAGTACTTGCTCGGGCATGGCGACGACTGGACGACATGGATGACTCCACGAGAGTGGTTCCCAGTCGGATCCCGATCGCATTGGAATGTTCGAATCGAAGAAAGAGTTTTGGCCAATTTACGGGTTCATCTTAAGCAGCCTGTATCGCGAGGAAGTGACGTAGAGCCGGTAATACAAGGCTTAGTTGATAGCGCGGTTTTAAATTGCAATCGCTACCTCGTCTTGTGTCGTATCGCCCCTGTTAGCTTACGTAACGGTCGTGATAGCTTAGACCCGTCGGTGCTCGCTATGATGGCCCACCAGAGCGTTGCGTTCATTGCGGCGATCGCGGTCGCCAATGCAATGGTTGCTTTAGATGAAGTAGATACAGGGTTTGGAGAGGGAAAAAATCC is part of the Simplicispira sp. 125 genome and encodes:
- a CDS encoding site-specific integrase produces the protein MTLRKISKDHLPRQGADPEPIYSPDLLRRTDSPLRFWTQHARKACLVDLSDLELGQDKPKKPGLEDRWLGGYSGRPTLIHELLPAIKEKLMFATEKTCRGRVADLKMWWRLFDEMEALSPQSGIAVTPVRSVKDLTHLHQQLAVQRFSPGIFSSFRSVADMTRRAQGMRPLPWIGPEFLQSSREIPTQAQSRDLFTQIKRFWFGAIDRWAMVDDMLAKKRAPVNEEQVDWLRNAEYLLPFLEMDAFPTASAIRKFWSRETGKAEKTLSRHGLSTDTMFATLFPTAFEIRMGFHLALIGGGWNVQTLLDLRVKASAPTSESMPFLRDHPQDSNRYIMTGFKERGSSDHFLHGDWKADRSPGKIVRTIVERTWPLRQELVRLLRIAKIKLNQLLVANADLVSLTEARLTVMELQRKSESVWLYRTRNGIHALDDKNYDKYERNTPVLRIVVTSVNENRAARENLIPAVNASDFRSIFAEYAYRISGGSVLAVQKALGHRSPSMTAKYLESNIIKEQHARIFVTYTNEMWAMVVSSGRLDHTALRQVVETGGITSDQKMRLAEYRKLKKSRLGIGCKDPRQPPSRLDPQFVVNGQSLCTVHRCTLCTENAVIAPEALRGLAMRLAELQHLQSRIPAEHFHRGGEVSLHTELRNTEAALFGFEGDLVKATFDAWTLSIEKGLHRVPEFNGVGSTTKPENG